The following are from one region of the Gloeomargarita lithophora Alchichica-D10 genome:
- a CDS encoding rhomboid family intramembrane serine protease, translating into MFPLYDDNPTRHTPVMTYTLIAVCVVVFFAQVSLDAPQLKLFIQTWAVVPQELFNNFADEMITLVSSQFLHGSLLHLAGNMWFLWLFGNNLEDILGRGPFLFFYLLCGVVAAFVQAVVTPGSAIPLIGASGAIAGIMGGYILRFPQARIHTLLILVIFVTVIRIPAVVYLGFWIALETLRAAAVNPGLPGIAYLAHVAGFVAGVIVLPVLPERRD; encoded by the coding sequence ATGTTTCCCCTCTACGACGATAACCCAACCCGGCATACCCCGGTGATGACTTATACGTTAATCGCCGTTTGTGTGGTGGTCTTTTTTGCCCAGGTCAGTTTGGATGCACCGCAATTAAAACTATTTATCCAAACCTGGGCGGTGGTTCCCCAGGAATTATTTAACAATTTTGCTGATGAAATGATTACCCTAGTGAGTTCCCAATTTTTGCATGGCAGTCTCCTGCATCTGGCGGGAAATATGTGGTTTTTGTGGTTGTTTGGCAACAATTTGGAAGATATTTTGGGGCGGGGGCCGTTTTTATTTTTTTACCTGCTGTGCGGGGTGGTGGCGGCGTTTGTCCAAGCGGTGGTGACTCCGGGTTCGGCGATTCCTTTAATTGGGGCGAGTGGAGCCATCGCCGGGATCATGGGGGGTTATATCCTGCGGTTTCCCCAGGCGCGGATTCATACTTTGTTAATTTTGGTGATTTTTGTAACGGTGATTCGGATTCCGGCGGTGGTGTATCTGGGGTTTTGGATCGCCTTGGAAACCCTGCGGGCGGCGGCGGTGAATCCGGGTCTGCCGGGGATTGCCTATCTGGCTCATGTGGCGGGTTTTGTGGCCGGGGTGATTGTCCTGCCGGTATTACCGGAGCGGCGGGACTAA
- a CDS encoding winged helix-turn-helix domain-containing protein produces MQSVELADAPSPAELDGANRILVVEDEDLIREMLHLSLTEEGYCVTTVADGRAALGLLVPTEHPHQVPAFDLVVLDLMLPQVNGLDLCRLLRRQGNPTPILILSARGSETDRVLGLEVGADDYLIKPFSTRELIARCRALLRRQRQNYLPQPTVLHYKDIYLYPQQCRVTVRNEVVNLSPKEFRLLELFMNYPRRVWSRENLLDRVWGPDFVGDSKTVDVHIRWLRQKLELDPGHPEYILTVRGFGYRFG; encoded by the coding sequence ATGCAGTCCGTGGAACTCGCTGATGCGCCATCACCGGCGGAATTGGATGGAGCCAACCGGATTTTGGTGGTCGAGGATGAGGACTTGATTCGGGAAATGCTCCACCTTTCCTTGACGGAGGAGGGGTACTGTGTGACAACGGTGGCGGATGGACGGGCGGCCTTGGGTCTGTTGGTTCCCACGGAACATCCCCACCAAGTCCCGGCCTTTGACTTGGTGGTCTTAGATTTAATGTTGCCCCAGGTGAATGGCTTGGATTTGTGCCGTCTTCTGCGGCGCCAGGGCAATCCCACCCCGATTTTGATCCTGAGTGCCCGGGGGAGCGAAACCGACCGGGTGTTGGGTTTGGAGGTGGGGGCGGATGATTATTTGATCAAACCGTTTAGCACCCGGGAATTGATCGCCCGTTGTCGGGCACTGCTCCGGCGCCAGCGGCAGAATTATCTCCCCCAGCCCACGGTTTTGCATTACAAAGACATTTATCTCTATCCCCAACAATGCCGGGTGACGGTACGCAATGAAGTAGTGAATCTTTCCCCCAAGGAATTTCGCCTGCTGGAACTGTTTATGAACTACCCCCGCCGGGTCTGGTCGCGGGAAAATTTGCTGGATCGGGTGTGGGGGCCGGATTTTGTCGGGGACAGCAAAACCGTGGATGTGCATATCCGTTGGTTGCGGCAAAAATTGGAGCTTGACCCCGGCCATCCCGAATATATCCTCACCGTGCGGGGCTTTGGCTACCGCTTCGGTTGA
- a CDS encoding sensor histidine kinase, translating to MEFGLLVLGLGLGGGAGWWLGRWRSPPPPPEVLPWAEMIQTLPYGCLVVDEENQLLLCNPAAQDLLCLQRWQPGQPRLLLELVRSYELDQLIERSRSQPTPCVAEWAFYPPPGESAPLPITLRATSQLLATGCVVVFLENRQPLVELTQARERWVTDLTHELKTPLTAMQLVAEALHQRLEPPLQTWVTRLLGELKRLIHLVHNWLEVAQGRSSVRNPTPVDLAALVQSVWQTLEPLAQRKDLTLDYGGPASFWLAGDELRLYRMLCNVLDNSIKYSPAGCPIRLTITPQEMPQRVAIDVIDQGPGFPPADLPYLFERFYQGQIHPQWHESGAGLGLAIVRQIVTAHGGEVRAANHPEGGGAWLHIQLPWTAAPLLAGGALPTQER from the coding sequence ATGGAATTTGGCCTGCTGGTACTTGGTTTGGGACTGGGCGGCGGGGCGGGCTGGTGGTTAGGCCGTTGGCGGTCACCCCCGCCTCCCCCGGAAGTCCTCCCCTGGGCGGAGATGATCCAGACCCTGCCCTACGGTTGTTTGGTGGTGGATGAAGAAAATCAACTGCTCCTGTGTAACCCGGCAGCCCAAGACTTGCTGTGTTTACAGCGGTGGCAACCCGGCCAACCCCGATTGTTGCTGGAATTGGTACGTTCCTACGAACTTGATCAACTGATCGAACGCTCCCGCAGTCAACCCACCCCCTGCGTGGCGGAATGGGCGTTTTATCCCCCCCCTGGGGAATCCGCTCCCCTGCCCATCACCCTGCGGGCGACCAGCCAATTGCTCGCCACTGGCTGTGTGGTGGTATTTCTGGAAAATCGTCAGCCCCTGGTGGAACTCACCCAAGCCCGGGAACGCTGGGTCACGGATTTAACCCACGAACTCAAAACCCCCCTCACCGCCATGCAGTTGGTGGCGGAAGCCCTCCATCAACGGTTGGAGCCGCCCCTCCAAACCTGGGTCACCCGCCTGCTGGGGGAACTGAAACGGTTGATTCATCTGGTGCACAATTGGCTAGAAGTGGCACAGGGGCGGAGTTCTGTCCGCAACCCGACCCCGGTGGATTTAGCCGCCCTTGTCCAGAGCGTGTGGCAAACCCTGGAACCCCTCGCCCAACGGAAAGACCTCACCCTGGACTACGGTGGTCCGGCCAGTTTTTGGCTGGCGGGGGACGAATTGCGCCTGTACCGGATGTTATGCAATGTGCTGGACAACAGCATTAAATATAGTCCAGCGGGATGTCCCATTCGCCTGACCATTACCCCCCAGGAAATGCCGCAACGGGTGGCGATTGATGTCATAGACCAGGGGCCGGGATTTCCCCCCGCTGACCTGCCTTATTTATTTGAGCGGTTTTACCAAGGCCAAATCCATCCCCAGTGGCACGAAAGCGGGGCTGGCTTGGGGTTGGCGATTGTGCGGCAAATTGTCACCGCCCACGGGGGGGAAGTGCGCGCCGCCAACCATCCCGAAGGGGGTGGAGCCTGGTTGCACATTCAACTCCCCTGGACGGCGGCACCCTTGTTGGCCGGGGGGGCACTCCCCACCCAGGAGCGGTAG
- a CDS encoding FTR1 family iron permease, giving the protein MSDWALAIPSFVVTLREGVEAALVVGIVLTVLGQTRRQDLYAWVGAGVLGGMGLSVAGGGLLVVLLQYLSHARPRLQYALEAGFELLAAGLLTWMLLWMTRQGREMAGTVRQQVYQQEQGWGIGLLVLAAVAREGMETVIFIGAQFSQGWLPLVGALAGVMGAVLVGYLLFGWGMRLNLRAFFLVMGGGLLLIVGGLLVSALLHLSKAAAQAGAGLGMLVWDTSRWLPDDQWPGVLLKVLVGYRDHLYLVQLLVYGLFVGLVGALYYRSWVGSAPPANKGAAVQGS; this is encoded by the coding sequence ATGAGTGATTGGGCTTTAGCGATTCCCAGTTTTGTGGTCACCCTCAGAGAGGGGGTGGAAGCGGCCTTGGTGGTGGGAATTGTTTTAACTGTATTGGGACAAACCCGCCGCCAAGACCTCTACGCCTGGGTGGGGGCGGGGGTGCTGGGGGGGATGGGGTTGAGCGTGGCCGGGGGCGGGCTGTTGGTGGTGCTGTTGCAGTATCTTAGCCATGCGCGACCTCGGTTGCAGTACGCTTTGGAGGCGGGGTTTGAACTATTGGCCGCTGGATTATTGACCTGGATGTTGTTGTGGATGACTCGGCAGGGGCGGGAGATGGCGGGGACGGTGCGCCAACAGGTTTACCAACAGGAACAGGGCTGGGGAATTGGCCTGCTGGTGTTGGCCGCCGTGGCGCGGGAGGGGATGGAAACGGTGATTTTTATCGGTGCCCAGTTCAGCCAGGGGTGGTTGCCGCTGGTGGGGGCACTGGCGGGGGTAATGGGGGCGGTGTTGGTGGGTTACCTGCTGTTTGGCTGGGGGATGCGGCTGAATTTGCGGGCTTTTTTCCTGGTCATGGGCGGTGGTTTACTGCTGATCGTGGGCGGTTTGTTGGTCAGTGCCCTGCTCCATCTCAGTAAAGCGGCGGCGCAGGCGGGGGCGGGGCTGGGAATGCTGGTCTGGGATACTTCCCGTTGGTTGCCCGATGACCAATGGCCGGGGGTATTGCTTAAGGTATTGGTGGGCTACCGGGATCATCTATACCTGGTGCAATTGCTGGTTTATGGCTTGTTTGTGGGGCTAGTGGGAGCTTTGTACTACCGCTCCTGGGTGGGGAGTGCCCCCCCGGCCAACAAGGGTGCCGCCGTCCAGGGGAGTTGA
- a CDS encoding DMT family transporter, producing the protein MHPFWLISPFFFWGTAMIVMKAVLPQTAPLFLGAFRLIPAGLLVLAVAMAMGRSQPRSWRAWGGILLFALVDGTLFQGFLVTGLARTQAGLGSVMIDSQPLVVALLAWWLYGETIGLWGWLGLGLGLGGIAMIALSPQEWVNLSDWAQVWGHGEWWMLLAALAMAVGTVMIRWLSRWVDPVVATGWHLVLGGLPLLVLSGLGEGAAWSHLDGAGWLGMAYSTVLGSAASYGLFFYLAAQGNLTSLSALTFLTPVFALTFGALFLGETLTPWQLSGVILTLISITLINQRHRLHASGAQPVPVPVSVEPSP; encoded by the coding sequence ATGCATCCCTTTTGGTTGATCAGTCCGTTTTTCTTTTGGGGTACGGCCATGATCGTGATGAAAGCGGTCTTGCCCCAGACGGCACCCTTGTTTTTGGGAGCGTTTCGCCTGATCCCGGCGGGGTTGTTGGTGTTGGCGGTGGCAATGGCGATGGGTCGCTCGCAACCCCGGTCTTGGCGAGCGTGGGGGGGAATTTTGCTGTTTGCCTTGGTGGATGGGACGTTGTTCCAGGGTTTTTTGGTGACCGGATTAGCCCGGACTCAGGCGGGTTTGGGTTCGGTGATGATTGATTCCCAGCCCTTGGTGGTGGCGTTGTTGGCCTGGTGGCTGTACGGGGAAACCATTGGCCTCTGGGGTTGGCTGGGGCTGGGGTTGGGTTTGGGGGGGATTGCCATGATTGCCCTATCACCCCAGGAGTGGGTCAATCTGAGTGATTGGGCGCAGGTTTGGGGGCACGGGGAATGGTGGATGTTGTTGGCGGCCTTGGCGATGGCGGTGGGGACGGTGATGATCCGCTGGCTCAGCCGTTGGGTTGACCCGGTGGTGGCAACGGGGTGGCATTTGGTGCTGGGGGGATTGCCCCTGTTGGTTTTGTCCGGCTTGGGTGAGGGGGCGGCCTGGAGCCATTTGGATGGGGCGGGTTGGCTGGGCATGGCCTACAGCACGGTGCTGGGCAGTGCCGCTTCCTACGGATTGTTTTTCTATTTGGCCGCCCAGGGGAATCTCACCAGTTTGAGTGCGTTGACTTTTTTAACGCCGGTGTTTGCCCTCACCTTTGGGGCATTATTTTTGGGGGAAACCCTTACCCCTTGGCAGTTGAGCGGCGTGATTTTGACCCTAATTAGCATTACTTTGATTAACCAACGCCATCGCCTGCACGCTTCCGGTGCGCAACCGGTGCCGGTACCGGTGTCCGTTGAACCCAGCCCTTGA
- a CDS encoding DNA polymerase III subunit gamma/tau, with amino-acid sequence MAVYIPLHHKYRPQTFAQLVGQEVIRTTLGNGVRTGRIAPAYMFTGPRGTGKTSSARILAKALNCLSGDAPTPEPCGVCSLCQAITQGNALDIIEIDAASHTGVDNVREMIERAQFAPVQARYKVFIIDECHMLSGAAFNALLKTLEEPPERVVFVLATTDPQRVPATIISRCQRFDFRRIAQADMEAHLRQIAEREGIAITPAALTLVTQLAQGGLRDAESLLDQLSLLTPPIQPEQVWQLAGRVPERDLLDLVRGIYSESLITVLERGRALLERGWEPLQLYQQLVGFIRDGLIAFTAPEQRHLTALMADTWQELRALGQTVTPENLLQAQDYLRQSESQIRHTTQPHLWLEVALLGWWHLCQGKSGTAIPAAVVQPPASRLSRSQGGGTVTPSSVPAINKSAPTTPSSVPAITSPAPAISSSSPAITSPAPAISSSSPAITSPASATPSSAPDQIESDPIKLWAEVVAQIKKPATRSLFQDATLVACANQQAEIALKSPALLQNAQGKIKDVQAAFKQVLKQTITITLTAPKGEPPNGTPVTVIHPSVVNTPVSTPNHTPAPIHPPPDPVVAPSLPPQRPSLPEIPSEDGVMVAAQRLADFFQGEVIVPAEENEDF; translated from the coding sequence ATGGCTGTATATATCCCGCTCCACCATAAATATCGCCCCCAAACCTTCGCCCAACTGGTAGGCCAGGAGGTCATCCGCACCACCCTGGGTAATGGGGTACGCACGGGACGGATTGCCCCCGCCTATATGTTCACCGGGCCGCGGGGTACGGGTAAAACCTCCTCCGCCCGCATTCTTGCCAAAGCCCTGAATTGCCTAAGTGGGGATGCTCCTACCCCGGAACCCTGCGGGGTATGTTCCTTGTGCCAAGCGATTACCCAAGGGAATGCCCTGGATATTATCGAGATTGATGCCGCCAGCCATACGGGGGTGGACAATGTGCGGGAAATGATTGAGCGGGCGCAATTTGCTCCAGTCCAAGCTCGGTACAAAGTATTTATTATTGATGAATGTCATATGCTTTCGGGAGCGGCGTTTAATGCCCTCTTAAAAACCTTGGAGGAACCGCCGGAGCGGGTAGTATTTGTCCTGGCAACGACTGACCCCCAACGGGTACCCGCCACGATTATTTCCCGGTGTCAACGGTTTGATTTTCGCCGCATTGCCCAGGCGGACATGGAAGCCCATTTGCGCCAGATTGCCGAGCGGGAAGGGATTGCGATTACCCCGGCGGCCTTGACCTTGGTGACCCAGTTGGCGCAGGGGGGTCTGCGGGATGCGGAAAGTCTGCTGGATCAACTGAGTCTGCTCACCCCGCCGATTCAGCCGGAACAGGTGTGGCAGTTGGCGGGACGGGTGCCGGAGCGGGATTTGCTGGACTTGGTGCGGGGGATTTATTCGGAGTCTTTGATCACGGTCTTGGAACGGGGACGGGCTTTGCTAGAAAGGGGTTGGGAACCCCTGCAACTGTATCAACAACTGGTGGGCTTTATCCGGGATGGGTTGATTGCATTCACCGCCCCGGAGCAACGGCATTTAACCGCCCTGATGGCCGATACCTGGCAAGAATTGCGGGCGTTGGGGCAAACAGTCACCCCAGAGAATTTACTCCAAGCCCAGGACTATCTACGCCAGAGTGAATCCCAGATTCGCCATACCACCCAACCCCACCTGTGGTTAGAGGTGGCTTTGTTGGGCTGGTGGCATCTGTGCCAAGGGAAATCAGGGACGGCCATCCCCGCCGCTGTGGTTCAACCTCCGGCTTCCCGCCTGTCTAGGAGTCAGGGTGGGGGGACTGTTACGCCTTCGTCTGTTCCAGCGATTAATAAATCTGCACCGACAACGCCTTCGTCTGTTCCAGCGATTACTTCACCTGCACCGGCAATATCTTCATCTAGCCCAGCGATTACTTCACCTGCACCGGCAATATCTTCATCTAGCCCAGCGATTACTTCACCTGCTTCAGCAACGCCTTCATCTGCCCCGGATCAGATAGAGTCAGACCCCATCAAACTTTGGGCAGAGGTGGTGGCGCAAATCAAAAAACCAGCCACCCGTTCTTTGTTTCAAGATGCAACCCTGGTTGCCTGTGCCAATCAGCAGGCGGAGATTGCCCTCAAGTCTCCGGCGTTATTGCAAAATGCCCAGGGAAAAATCAAGGATGTGCAGGCGGCCTTTAAGCAGGTTCTTAAACAAACCATCACCATTACGCTCACTGCGCCCAAGGGTGAACCCCCCAATGGGACACCGGTGACCGTTATCCATCCATCGGTTGTTAATACGCCGGTCAGTACCCCAAACCATACACCTGCGCCCATTCATCCCCCCCCTGACCCGGTGGTGGCTCCGTCCCTACCCCCGCAACGCCCGTCTTTACCTGAAATTCCCAGCGAGGATGGGGTGATGGTGGCCGCCCAGCGCTTGGCCGACTTTTTCCAGGGGGAGGTGATTGTGCCTGCGGAGGAGAACGAGGATTTCTAA
- a CDS encoding DUF1257 domain-containing protein has translation MSHFSTLRTKVTEAEVLKNSLRDLGLQIKTNADVRGYNGQRLRADIVAVLEGEYDLGWSRNADGSFDLIADLWGVAKKYNQTELINSINQKYAINKTLAEVKRPGLQNANVKLVVQK, from the coding sequence ATGTCTCACTTCAGCACCCTGCGGACCAAAGTCACCGAAGCCGAAGTTCTCAAAAACTCCCTGCGGGACCTGGGCTTGCAAATCAAAACCAACGCCGATGTGCGGGGCTACAACGGGCAACGCCTGCGCGCCGACATCGTGGCCGTCCTGGAAGGCGAGTATGACCTGGGTTGGTCGCGCAACGCCGACGGGAGCTTCGACCTGATCGCCGACCTGTGGGGTGTGGCGAAAAAGTACAACCAAACTGAGTTGATCAATTCCATCAACCAGAAGTACGCCATCAACAAAACCCTGGCGGAAGTCAAGCGGCCTGGTCTGCAAAACGCCAACGTGAAACTGGTGGTGCAAAAGTAA
- the ycf46 gene encoding stress-responsive protein Ycf46, producing the protein MSDELVTLLKAQYPLIYVVTPEEERAEQWVVQAAQESRVAPRVFTWTVTHGLLEYGHPRTNSQHHNTVSPETALDWVIRHKEAGVFIFKDLHPFTDSPAVNRWLRDAVASFRGTRKTVILLSPVLQVPVELEKEVVVLDFALPSVVQLGDVLAQQLALVKQTRLDRGTKEKLIAAAQGLTQDEAEKVFRKAQVRSGRLTEAEVAVVVAEKKQLIRRNGILEYIEEEATLEQVGGLDELKRWLRQRSQAFTERARLYGLPQPKGMLILGVPGCGKSLIAKTTSRLWELPLLRLDMGRIYDGSTVGRSEANLRSALKTAESIAPVILFIDELDKAFAGSAGSADSDGGTSSRIFGSFLTWMQDKSSPVFVMATANRVDKLPGEFLRKGRFDEIFFVDLPNQEERREIFRIHLAQRRPEIDRFDLEQLAKVSDGFSGAEIEQAVIAAMYDAFAQDREFTQLDIIAAVKATLPLSRTMTEQVTALRDWAKQRARPAAASVAEYQRLEF; encoded by the coding sequence ATGTCCGATGAGTTGGTCACGTTACTTAAAGCACAGTACCCGCTGATTTATGTGGTGACTCCTGAGGAGGAGCGGGCGGAGCAGTGGGTTGTGCAAGCCGCCCAGGAATCCCGAGTTGCGCCCCGGGTATTTACGTGGACAGTGACCCACGGGCTTTTGGAATACGGTCATCCCCGCACGAATAGTCAGCATCACAACACGGTTTCGCCGGAGACGGCCTTGGACTGGGTGATCCGCCACAAGGAAGCCGGGGTATTTATTTTCAAAGACCTACACCCGTTTACGGATTCCCCGGCGGTGAACCGTTGGTTACGGGATGCGGTGGCGAGTTTTCGGGGCACCCGCAAGACGGTTATTTTGCTGTCGCCGGTGTTGCAGGTGCCGGTGGAGTTGGAAAAAGAGGTGGTGGTGCTGGATTTTGCCCTACCCTCGGTGGTGCAGTTGGGGGATGTTCTGGCGCAACAGTTGGCATTGGTGAAACAAACCCGCCTGGACCGGGGGACGAAGGAAAAACTCATCGCCGCCGCCCAGGGGTTGACCCAGGATGAGGCGGAGAAGGTGTTTCGCAAAGCCCAGGTGCGTTCCGGGCGGTTGACGGAGGCGGAAGTGGCGGTGGTGGTGGCGGAGAAAAAGCAACTGATCCGGCGCAACGGGATTTTGGAGTACATCGAGGAGGAGGCCACCCTGGAGCAGGTGGGGGGCTTGGATGAATTGAAACGCTGGTTGCGGCAACGTTCCCAGGCGTTTACGGAGCGGGCACGCCTGTACGGTTTGCCCCAGCCGAAGGGGATGTTGATCCTGGGGGTGCCCGGTTGCGGCAAGTCCTTGATTGCCAAAACCACTTCCCGGTTGTGGGAATTGCCCTTACTGCGGTTGGATATGGGGCGGATTTATGACGGTTCTACCGTGGGGCGTTCGGAGGCGAATCTCCGCAGTGCCCTGAAGACGGCGGAATCCATTGCCCCGGTGATTTTGTTTATTGATGAACTGGATAAGGCGTTTGCCGGGTCGGCGGGTTCGGCGGACAGCGATGGGGGGACATCTTCGCGGATTTTTGGCAGTTTCCTGACCTGGATGCAGGACAAGTCCTCGCCGGTGTTTGTGATGGCGACGGCCAACCGGGTGGATAAATTGCCGGGGGAATTTTTGCGGAAAGGCCGTTTTGATGAAATTTTCTTTGTGGATTTGCCCAACCAGGAGGAACGGCGGGAGATTTTCCGCATCCATCTCGCCCAACGCCGTCCCGAAATTGACCGGTTTGACCTAGAGCAATTGGCAAAAGTTTCGGATGGGTTTTCCGGGGCGGAGATTGAGCAGGCGGTGATTGCCGCCATGTACGATGCCTTTGCCCAAGACCGGGAATTTACCCAGTTGGATATTATTGCCGCGGTGAAAGCGACCCTCCCCTTGTCCCGGACGATGACGGAGCAGGTGACGGCTCTGCGGGATTGGGCGAAACAACGGGCGCGTCCGGCGGCGGCTTCGGTGGCTGAGTACCAGCGGCTGGAGTTTTAA
- the nfi gene encoding deoxyribonuclease V (cleaves DNA at apurinic or apyrimidinic sites): MPHFSLPMDWPTTTAEAQALQTQLAAQVLTQDDLALVDVNYVAGVDVGFVAGNRVARAAIAVLSYPDLQLREQSLATLPVTFPYIPGLLSFREIPVILCALNLLQRLPDLLLCDGQGLAHPRRCGIACHLGLLTQIPAIGVAKSRLVGHHAPVGENRGDWQPLMDKSEDKSETLGAALRTRPGTNLLYISPGHRISLETSLAYVLHCTRRYRLPETTRFAHKLASSPPPPLTL; the protein is encoded by the coding sequence ATGCCCCACTTTTCTTTGCCGATGGACTGGCCGACCACCACCGCAGAAGCCCAAGCCTTGCAGACCCAGTTGGCCGCCCAGGTATTAACGCAGGATGACCTGGCTTTAGTTGATGTTAATTATGTCGCCGGGGTAGATGTGGGGTTTGTGGCGGGGAATCGGGTCGCCCGGGCGGCCATCGCTGTCCTGAGTTACCCGGATTTACAACTTCGGGAGCAAAGCCTTGCCACCCTACCGGTGACGTTTCCCTATATCCCCGGCTTGCTGTCCTTTCGGGAAATCCCGGTGATTTTGTGCGCCCTGAACCTACTGCAACGGCTCCCGGATTTGCTCCTGTGCGATGGACAGGGGTTAGCCCATCCCCGCCGCTGTGGGATTGCCTGCCATCTGGGACTATTAACCCAAATCCCGGCGATTGGCGTGGCGAAATCCCGCCTGGTGGGACACCATGCCCCGGTGGGGGAAAACCGGGGGGACTGGCAACCTTTGATGGATAAAAGTGAGGATAAAAGTGAAACCCTTGGCGCCGCCCTGCGTACCCGCCCCGGTACCAATTTGCTTTACATTTCCCCCGGCCATCGGATTAGCCTGGAAACTAGCCTGGCCTATGTACTGCACTGTACCCGCCGCTATCGCCTGCCAGAAACCACCCGCTTTGCCCACAAACTCGCCTCAAGTCCGCCCCCGCCTTTAACCCTTTAG
- a CDS encoding TVP38/TMEM64 family protein, with the protein MAWESAQSVTQNLTHWVAQAGMWGAGLYIGLYIVTTLALLPTTPLNLAAGLVFGPGWGLLWTVVGALLAAVVGFALARGVGQAWVKRRLAKHWSGLSEYFQRRGAWVLFWVRLLPIFPYGLVNYGAGLVGISWRDYLLTLVPGTLVGVAPVVWLGSGLGAGRGGWLWVGLALAGLLWWGGRAWSRH; encoded by the coding sequence ATGGCCTGGGAATCAGCGCAAAGTGTGACCCAAAATCTCACCCACTGGGTTGCACAAGCCGGGATGTGGGGGGCGGGGCTGTACATCGGGCTGTATATCGTTACTACATTAGCCCTGCTACCAACTACCCCTTTGAATCTGGCCGCCGGGTTGGTGTTTGGTCCGGGCTGGGGATTGCTGTGGACGGTGGTGGGGGCTCTGCTGGCGGCGGTGGTGGGATTTGCCCTGGCGCGGGGGGTGGGGCAGGCGTGGGTCAAACGCAGGTTGGCGAAGCACTGGTCGGGGTTGAGCGAGTATTTCCAGCGGCGGGGTGCTTGGGTTTTATTTTGGGTGCGGCTGTTGCCGATTTTTCCCTACGGATTGGTGAATTATGGGGCGGGGTTAGTGGGGATTTCCTGGCGGGATTATCTCTTGACTTTGGTGCCGGGAACCCTGGTGGGGGTCGCCCCGGTGGTGTGGCTGGGCAGTGGGCTGGGGGCGGGGCGGGGCGGGTGGCTCTGGGTCGGTTTGGCCTTGGCGGGGCTGCTCTGGTGGGGGGGACGGGCATGGTCACGGCATTAA
- the pilM gene encoding type IV pilus assembly protein PilM: MTGFFQGGIQGVGIELTPMRVQVAQIQKRKQSLKLVALASVELPEGFLEDGQIVDRDGVAELIKNLLQENKIKAKRAALAIPSHRAVTRLVKLPAELDDTELRENVENEQAALFLPYPREEADLDFQKLRLSRSDDDQEQIDVLLAATRKETTDSYLETAQKAGLTARSVEISSFALLRTLRDQMRQTFTDREAAAVVDIGYDNTEISIVVDGIPHFARDVPIGVLEMQNAVSRAASMPVSRNPGWAQTMAVPEDGDATMPTNRPGIALIRVLQELGDELRRSIDFYRDQPDSVEVVQILLAGPGSGMGQLDEYMSNRLGIAASCIDPVRTLNLEVSQEIPQAERSSLGVVLGLALREV, from the coding sequence ATGACAGGATTTTTTCAGGGTGGTATCCAGGGTGTGGGCATCGAATTGACCCCCATGCGGGTGCAGGTTGCCCAGATTCAAAAGCGGAAGCAGAGCCTCAAATTGGTCGCCCTGGCCTCGGTGGAACTGCCGGAGGGTTTTTTGGAAGACGGTCAAATCGTTGACCGGGATGGGGTTGCCGAACTGATCAAGAACCTATTGCAGGAAAACAAGATCAAGGCGAAGCGGGCGGCCTTGGCGATTCCGTCCCACCGGGCGGTTACCCGTTTAGTAAAACTCCCGGCGGAGTTGGACGATACGGAATTGCGCGAAAATGTGGAAAACGAGCAGGCGGCGTTGTTCCTGCCCTACCCCAGGGAGGAGGCGGATTTAGATTTTCAAAAACTGAGGCTGTCCCGCAGTGACGACGACCAGGAGCAAATTGATGTGCTGTTGGCCGCCACCCGCAAGGAAACCACCGATAGCTACCTGGAAACGGCGCAAAAGGCTGGTTTAACCGCCCGCAGTGTGGAAATCAGCAGTTTTGCCCTCCTGCGTACCCTGCGGGATCAGATGCGGCAAACTTTTACGGACAGGGAAGCGGCAGCGGTGGTGGATATTGGCTATGACAACACGGAAATTAGCATTGTGGTGGATGGGATTCCCCACTTTGCCCGGGATGTGCCCATCGGGGTGCTGGAGATGCAAAATGCGGTCAGTCGGGCGGCCAGTATGCCCGTGAGTCGCAATCCCGGTTGGGCGCAGACGATGGCGGTGCCGGAGGATGGGGATGCCACCATGCCCACCAACCGCCCGGGGATTGCCCTGATCCGGGTTTTGCAAGAACTGGGGGATGAACTGCGCCGTTCCATTGATTTTTATCGGGATCAGCCCGACTCGGTGGAGGTGGTGCAGATTTTGTTGGCTGGGCCGGGGTCGGGGATGGGTCAGTTGGATGAGTACATGAGCAATCGGTTGGGGATTGCCGCCAGTTGTATTGACCCGGTGCGGACGCTGAATCTGGAAGTGTCCCAGGAGATTCCCCAGGCAGAGCGCTCCAGTTTGGGGGTGGTACTTGGACTGGCATTACGGGAGGTCTAA